One genomic region from Magallana gigas chromosome 3, xbMagGiga1.1, whole genome shotgun sequence encodes:
- the LOC105327139 gene encoding calcium-transporting ATPase sarcoplasmic/endoplasmic reticulum type isoform X8 produces the protein MEDAHTRTVEEVLEQFKVDEESGLTDEQVKKGLEKYGPNALPAEEGKPLWELILEQFDDLLVKILLLAAIISFVLAWFEESEDQVTAFVEPFVILTILICNAVVGVWQERNAESAIEALKEYEPEIAKVIRKSGRGVQRIKAVNLVPGDICEISVGDKVPADIRISTIHSTTLRVDQSILTGESVSVIKHTDPIPDVRAVNQDKKNILFSGTNISAGKCRGIVIGTGLNTEIGKIRDEMMDTETEKTPLQQKLDEFSQQLSKVITVICVAVWAINIGHFNDPAHGGSWIKGAIYYFKIAVALAVAAIPEGLPAVITTCLALGTRRMAKKNAIVRSLPSVETLGCTSVICSDKTGTLTTNQMSVCRMFLFNKIEGNDIKTDQFEITGSTYSPDGDLYVGSKKVKASEYPGLEELATICIMCNDSSVDYNETKDIYEKVGEATETALVVLAEKMNYYNTDKSNLSKREKGTAAAHVIQQMWKKEFTLEFSRDRKSMSVYCSPNKPSKNGGAKMFCKGAPEGLLDRCTHARVQGSKIPMSPAIKNEIMKHVKSYGTGRDTLRCLALATIDNPPRREDMDLEDSRKFIQYETNMTFVGVVGMLDPPRKEVMSSIKECRDAGIRVIVITGDNKATAEAICRRIGVFGENESTEGLSYTGREFDDLSSEEQRAAVMRARLFARVEPTHKSKIVEHLQAEGEVSAMTGDGVNDAPALKKAEIGIAMGSGTAVAKSASEMVLADDNFSTIVAAVEEGRAIYNNMKQFIRYLISSNIGEVVCIFLTAALGIPEALIPVQLLWVNLVTDGFPATALGFNPPDLDIMKKPPRNSKEGLITGWLFFRYMAIGIYVGCATVGAAAWWFMVYDQGPQLNYYQLTHHMQCPAEPGMFKDVDCHIFNDPHPMTMALSVLVTIEMLNALNSLSENQSLLVMPPWSNKWLIAAIALSMGLHFFILYVDFMATIFQITPLNVAEWIAVLKISIPVIILDETLKFIARKFTDAGCSDL, from the exons ATGGAAGATGCACACACAAGGACAGTTGAAGAAGTGTTAGAACAGTTTAAGGTTGATGAGGAAAGCGGATTAACTGATGAACAAGTCAAGAAAGGACTTGAAAAATATGGACCAAATG cTTTACCGGCAGAGGAGG GTAAACCTTTATGGGAGCTGATATTGGAACAGTTTGATGATCTGCTGGTCAAAATTCTTCTCCTGGCTGCTATTATTTCCTTT gttttaGCCTGGTTTGAAGAAAGTGAAGACCAAGTAACGGCCTTTGTGGAGCCCTTTGTAATCTTGACAATTCTTATATGTAATGCAGTTGTAGGAGTCTGGCAG GAGAGAAATGCTGAGAGTGCTATTGAGGCCCTGAAGGAATATGAACCCGAGATTGCCAAGGTGATCAGAAAGAGTGGAAGAGGAGTTCAAAGAATCAAGGCAGTGAATCTGGTACCTGGAGATATCTGTGAAATCTCAG TTGGAGATAAAGTTCCAGCAGACATAAGGATTTCCACCATCCATTCCACCACACTCCGAGTAGATCAATCTATTCTAACTG GTGAAAGTGTTAGTGTAATCAAACATACTGACCCAATTCCTGATGTGAGAGCGGTAAACCAGGACAAGAAGAATATTCTCTTCTCT GGAACAAATATATCGGCAGGAAAATGCAGGGGTATTGTAATTGGAACCGGACTGAACACAGAAATCG GAAAGATCCGGGATGAGATGATGGATACAGAGACGGAGAAGACGCCTCTTCAGCAGAAATTGGATGAATTCAGTCAGCAACTTTCTAAG GTGATTACAGTTATTTGTGTAGCTGTGTGGGCCATTAACATTGGGCATTTTAACGACCCCGCCCACGGAGGATCATGGATCAAG GGAGCTATCTACTACTTCAAGATTGCGGTGGCTTTGGCTGTAGCAGCTATTCCAGAGGGTCTGCCTGCTGTCATCACTACGTGTCTTGCTCTCG GAACCCGAAGAATGGCCAAAAAGAATGCTATTGTGAGAAGTCTTCCATCTGTGGAAACCCTTGGATGTACCTCTGTCATCTGTTCAGACAAAACCGGAACCCTGACTACAAACCAGATGTCTGTGTGCAGG atgtttttgttcaacaagatTGAGGGAAATGACATCAAGACTGACCAGTTTGAAATCACTGGTTCCACATACTCCCCCGATGGAGATCT GTATGTTGGCAGCAAGAAGGTGAAAGCCTCTGAATACCCTGGACTTGAGGAACTGGCTACCATCTGTATCATGTGTAATGACTCCAGTGTGGACTATAATGAG ACAAAGGACATATATGAGAAGGTAGGAGAAGCCACTGAGACTGCCCTTGTTGTTCTGGCCGAGAAGATGAACTATTACAACACCGACAAAAGCAACCTGAGCAAGCGTGAGAAAGGAACAGCCGCTGCCCATGTCATTCAGCAGATGTGGAAGAAAGAGTTCACTCTAGAGTTCTCCCGTGACAGGAAATCCATGAGTGTGTACTGCTCCCCCAACAAACCCTCCAAAAATGGAGGGGCCAAGATGTTCTGCaag GGTGCCCCTGAAGGTCTTTTGGACAGATGTACCCATGCCCGTGTTCAAGGAAGCAAAATACCAATGTCACCTGCCATCAAGAACGAAATCATGAAACACGTTAAGTCTTATGGAACTG GTCGGGACACACTCAGGTGTCTTGCTTTGGCCACCATTGATAACCCACCAAGGAGAGAGGATATGGACTTGGAAGACTCCAGAAAATTCATTCAGTATGAG acAAACATGACTTTTGTTGGAGTTGTTGGAATGTTGGATCCACCCCGTAAAGAAGTGATGTCCTCCATCAAGGAATGCAGAGATGCTGGTATCCGAGTCATCGTCATCACTGGAGACAACAAG GCAACTGCTGAGGCTATCTGCAGGAGGATTGGAGTTTTCGGAGAAAATGAATCTACCGAGGGACTGTCCTACACTGGGCGTGAGTTTGATGACTTGTCTTCAGAGGAACAGAGAGCAGCAGTCATGAGAGCGAGGCTGTTTGCCAGAGTAGAGCCAACACACAAGAGCAAGATTGTGGAACATTTACAGGCTGAAGGAGAAGTCTCGGCTATG ACAGGTGATGGTGTGAATGATGCCCCTGCCCTGAAGAAGGCTGAGATCGGTATTGCTATGGGATCAGGAACTGCTGTGGCCAAGTCAGCATCAGAGATGGTGCTGGCCGACGACAACTTCTCCACCATTGTGGCCGCTGTAGAGGAAGGTCGTGCCATCTACAACAACATGAAACAGTTTATCAGATACCTTATCTCTTCCAACATTGGAGAAGTTGTCTG TATTTTCCTGACTGCTGCCCTTGGAATTCCCGAGGCTTTGATCCCTGTCCAGCTGCTGTGGGTCAACTTGGTCACTGATGGTTTCCCAGCAACTGCCCTTGGATTTAACCCACCTGACCTTGACATCATGAAGAAACCTCCCAGAAACTCCAAGGAAGGCCTTATCACTGGATGGCTCTTCTTCAGATACATGGCTATTGGAA TATATGTTGGCTGTGCTACTGTTGGTGCTGCCGCCTGGTGGTTCATGGTATATGACCAAGGCCCACAACTCAACTACTACCAATTa ACTCATCATATGCAATGTCCAGCAGAACCGGGAATGTTTAAGGATGTAGACTGTCATATATTCAATGACCCTCATCCTATGACAATGGCTTTATCAGTCTTAGTCACAATAGAAATGCTGAATGCTCTCAACAG
- the LOC105327139 gene encoding calcium-transporting ATPase sarcoplasmic/endoplasmic reticulum type isoform X2: protein MEDAHTRTVEEVLEQFKVDEESGLTDEQVKKGLEKYGPNALPAEEGKPLWELILEQFDDLLVKILLLAAIISFVLAWFEESEDQVTAFVEPFVILTILICNAVVGVWQERNAESAIEALKEYEPEIAKVIRKSGRGVQRIKAVNLVPGDICEISVGDKVPADIRISTIHSTTLRVDQSILTGESVSVIKHTDPIPDVRAVNQDKKNILFSGTNISAGKCRGIVIGTGLNTEIGKIRDEMMDTETEKTPLQQKLDEFSQQLSKVITVICVAVWAINIGHFNDPAHGGSWIKGAIYYFKIAVALAVAAIPEGLPAVITTCLALGTRRMAKKNAIVRSLPSVETLGCTSVICSDKTGTLTTNQMSVCRMFLFNKIEGNDIKTDQFEITGSTYSPDGDLYVGSKKVKASEYPGLEELATICIMCNDSSVDYNETKDIYEKVGEATETALVVLAEKMNYYNTDKSNLSKREKGTAAAHVIQQMWKKEFTLEFSRDRKSMSVYCSPNKPSKNGGAKMFCKGAPEGLLDRCTHARVQGSKIPMSPAIKNEIMKHVKSYGTGRDTLRCLALATIDNPPRREDMDLEDSRKFIQYETNMTFVGVVGMLDPPRKEVMSSIKECRDAGIRVIVITGDNKATAEAICRRIGVFGENESTEGLSYTGREFDDLSSEEQRAAVMRARLFARVEPTHKSKIVEHLQAEGEVSAMTGDGVNDAPALKKAEIGIAMGSGTAVAKSASEMVLADDNFSTIVAAVEEGRAIYNNMKQFIRYLISSNIGEVVCIFLTAALGIPEALIPVQLLWVNLVTDGFPATALGFNPPDLDIMKKPPRNSKEGLITGWLFFRYMAIGIYVGCATVGAAAWWFMVYDQGPQLNYYQLTHHMQCPAEPGMFKDVDCHIFNDPHPMTMALSVLVTIEMLNALNSLSENQSLLVMPPWSNKWLIAAIALSMGLHFFILYVDFMAMRYIMSTIFQITPLNVAEWIAVLKISIPVIILDETLKFIARKFTDVQNLELDPYKKYR, encoded by the exons ATGGAAGATGCACACACAAGGACAGTTGAAGAAGTGTTAGAACAGTTTAAGGTTGATGAGGAAAGCGGATTAACTGATGAACAAGTCAAGAAAGGACTTGAAAAATATGGACCAAATG cTTTACCGGCAGAGGAGG GTAAACCTTTATGGGAGCTGATATTGGAACAGTTTGATGATCTGCTGGTCAAAATTCTTCTCCTGGCTGCTATTATTTCCTTT gttttaGCCTGGTTTGAAGAAAGTGAAGACCAAGTAACGGCCTTTGTGGAGCCCTTTGTAATCTTGACAATTCTTATATGTAATGCAGTTGTAGGAGTCTGGCAG GAGAGAAATGCTGAGAGTGCTATTGAGGCCCTGAAGGAATATGAACCCGAGATTGCCAAGGTGATCAGAAAGAGTGGAAGAGGAGTTCAAAGAATCAAGGCAGTGAATCTGGTACCTGGAGATATCTGTGAAATCTCAG TTGGAGATAAAGTTCCAGCAGACATAAGGATTTCCACCATCCATTCCACCACACTCCGAGTAGATCAATCTATTCTAACTG GTGAAAGTGTTAGTGTAATCAAACATACTGACCCAATTCCTGATGTGAGAGCGGTAAACCAGGACAAGAAGAATATTCTCTTCTCT GGAACAAATATATCGGCAGGAAAATGCAGGGGTATTGTAATTGGAACCGGACTGAACACAGAAATCG GAAAGATCCGGGATGAGATGATGGATACAGAGACGGAGAAGACGCCTCTTCAGCAGAAATTGGATGAATTCAGTCAGCAACTTTCTAAG GTGATTACAGTTATTTGTGTAGCTGTGTGGGCCATTAACATTGGGCATTTTAACGACCCCGCCCACGGAGGATCATGGATCAAG GGAGCTATCTACTACTTCAAGATTGCGGTGGCTTTGGCTGTAGCAGCTATTCCAGAGGGTCTGCCTGCTGTCATCACTACGTGTCTTGCTCTCG GAACCCGAAGAATGGCCAAAAAGAATGCTATTGTGAGAAGTCTTCCATCTGTGGAAACCCTTGGATGTACCTCTGTCATCTGTTCAGACAAAACCGGAACCCTGACTACAAACCAGATGTCTGTGTGCAGG atgtttttgttcaacaagatTGAGGGAAATGACATCAAGACTGACCAGTTTGAAATCACTGGTTCCACATACTCCCCCGATGGAGATCT GTATGTTGGCAGCAAGAAGGTGAAAGCCTCTGAATACCCTGGACTTGAGGAACTGGCTACCATCTGTATCATGTGTAATGACTCCAGTGTGGACTATAATGAG ACAAAGGACATATATGAGAAGGTAGGAGAAGCCACTGAGACTGCCCTTGTTGTTCTGGCCGAGAAGATGAACTATTACAACACCGACAAAAGCAACCTGAGCAAGCGTGAGAAAGGAACAGCCGCTGCCCATGTCATTCAGCAGATGTGGAAGAAAGAGTTCACTCTAGAGTTCTCCCGTGACAGGAAATCCATGAGTGTGTACTGCTCCCCCAACAAACCCTCCAAAAATGGAGGGGCCAAGATGTTCTGCaag GGTGCCCCTGAAGGTCTTTTGGACAGATGTACCCATGCCCGTGTTCAAGGAAGCAAAATACCAATGTCACCTGCCATCAAGAACGAAATCATGAAACACGTTAAGTCTTATGGAACTG GTCGGGACACACTCAGGTGTCTTGCTTTGGCCACCATTGATAACCCACCAAGGAGAGAGGATATGGACTTGGAAGACTCCAGAAAATTCATTCAGTATGAG acAAACATGACTTTTGTTGGAGTTGTTGGAATGTTGGATCCACCCCGTAAAGAAGTGATGTCCTCCATCAAGGAATGCAGAGATGCTGGTATCCGAGTCATCGTCATCACTGGAGACAACAAG GCAACTGCTGAGGCTATCTGCAGGAGGATTGGAGTTTTCGGAGAAAATGAATCTACCGAGGGACTGTCCTACACTGGGCGTGAGTTTGATGACTTGTCTTCAGAGGAACAGAGAGCAGCAGTCATGAGAGCGAGGCTGTTTGCCAGAGTAGAGCCAACACACAAGAGCAAGATTGTGGAACATTTACAGGCTGAAGGAGAAGTCTCGGCTATG ACAGGTGATGGTGTGAATGATGCCCCTGCCCTGAAGAAGGCTGAGATCGGTATTGCTATGGGATCAGGAACTGCTGTGGCCAAGTCAGCATCAGAGATGGTGCTGGCCGACGACAACTTCTCCACCATTGTGGCCGCTGTAGAGGAAGGTCGTGCCATCTACAACAACATGAAACAGTTTATCAGATACCTTATCTCTTCCAACATTGGAGAAGTTGTCTG TATTTTCCTGACTGCTGCCCTTGGAATTCCCGAGGCTTTGATCCCTGTCCAGCTGCTGTGGGTCAACTTGGTCACTGATGGTTTCCCAGCAACTGCCCTTGGATTTAACCCACCTGACCTTGACATCATGAAGAAACCTCCCAGAAACTCCAAGGAAGGCCTTATCACTGGATGGCTCTTCTTCAGATACATGGCTATTGGAA TATATGTTGGCTGTGCTACTGTTGGTGCTGCCGCCTGGTGGTTCATGGTATATGACCAAGGCCCACAACTCAACTACTACCAATTa ACTCATCATATGCAATGTCCAGCAGAACCGGGAATGTTTAAGGATGTAGACTGTCATATATTCAATGACCCTCATCCTATGACAATGGCTTTATCAGTCTTAGTCACAATAGAAATGCTGAATGCTCTCAACAG